The following coding sequences lie in one Halorussus vallis genomic window:
- a CDS encoding CocE/NonD family hydrolase: MASDPRYGVHAELNVMVEMRDGTKLATDVYRPADPDTGEPVDDPKPALLDRTPYNKRGRMERHGEWFAERGYVVAIQDCRGRFESEGDYYIFVNEAEDGYDTVEWLAERVYCDGQVGTIGTSYGAWVQSALATQDPPHLEAMFVNQGAANGRKATFRHNGAFELRWLAWAFTLGGGFAKRALDNPEIQQRLANVDVREVLADGPLKRGQSPLRHIPNYEEWAFDIMERGEADDDLWQSPGVNFERYYDESADVPTVYAGAWYDSYTKATCDNFEALADRKESDHFLLMGPWTHGWNTYPLPSWNKSYSGELEFGEQALRDYQETRLRFFDHYLKGEDTWSDQPTVQYFRMGTGGEGREAGGRSRGGRLFHGGEWAEGDDWPLPGTEFTTFYAHGDGTLSTEKPDADDSSTTYEFDPKDPVPTLGGNCSSYITYEPREEPILEYPLGERKLLDMTGRGGYDQRTREDTYFAEAPYRPLEERDDVLVFRTPPLKEAVEIAGPIRVSVFGSTDAKDTDFTAKLIDEYPPSADFEDGFALNLCDSICRARYRGYRETADFVEPGEVYEFEMEPYPTANVFKPGHRIRLDVSSSNFPRFDVNHNTGGPLYGDREYEVATNTVYHEAAHPTHIELPLRPRE; encoded by the coding sequence ATGGCTTCCGACCCGCGGTACGGCGTCCACGCCGAACTGAACGTGATGGTGGAGATGCGGGACGGGACGAAACTCGCGACCGACGTCTATCGTCCCGCCGACCCCGACACCGGAGAACCGGTCGACGACCCCAAGCCAGCGCTGTTGGACCGGACGCCGTACAACAAGCGCGGCCGGATGGAGCGCCACGGCGAGTGGTTCGCCGAGCGCGGCTACGTCGTCGCCATCCAGGACTGTAGAGGGCGCTTCGAGAGCGAGGGCGACTACTACATCTTCGTCAACGAGGCCGAGGACGGCTACGACACCGTCGAATGGCTCGCGGAGCGGGTGTACTGCGACGGCCAGGTCGGCACCATCGGGACCTCCTACGGCGCGTGGGTCCAGTCGGCGCTCGCGACCCAGGACCCGCCGCACCTCGAAGCGATGTTCGTCAACCAGGGCGCCGCCAACGGCCGGAAGGCCACCTTCCGGCACAACGGCGCGTTCGAACTGCGGTGGCTCGCCTGGGCGTTCACCCTCGGCGGCGGGTTCGCGAAGCGCGCGCTGGACAACCCCGAGATTCAGCAGCGACTCGCCAACGTCGACGTGCGCGAAGTGCTGGCCGACGGCCCGCTCAAGCGCGGCCAGTCGCCGCTGCGTCACATTCCGAACTACGAGGAGTGGGCGTTCGACATCATGGAGCGCGGCGAGGCCGACGACGACCTCTGGCAGTCGCCGGGCGTCAACTTCGAGCGGTACTACGACGAGAGCGCCGACGTTCCCACGGTGTACGCCGGGGCGTGGTACGACTCGTACACCAAGGCCACCTGCGACAACTTCGAGGCGCTGGCCGACCGGAAGGAGAGCGACCACTTCCTGCTGATGGGGCCGTGGACCCACGGCTGGAACACCTACCCGCTCCCCTCGTGGAACAAGTCCTACTCCGGCGAACTCGAGTTCGGCGAGCAGGCCCTGCGAGACTACCAGGAGACGCGCCTGCGCTTCTTCGACCACTACCTCAAGGGCGAGGACACCTGGAGCGACCAGCCGACGGTCCAGTACTTCCGGATGGGCACCGGCGGCGAGGGTCGAGAAGCCGGCGGCCGGAGTCGCGGCGGCCGCCTCTTCCACGGCGGCGAGTGGGCCGAAGGCGACGACTGGCCCCTGCCGGGAACGGAGTTCACGACGTTCTACGCCCACGGCGACGGGACGCTCTCGACCGAGAAACCCGACGCGGACGACTCGTCGACCACCTACGAGTTCGACCCGAAGGACCCGGTCCCCACCCTCGGGGGCAACTGCTCGTCGTACATCACCTACGAACCCCGCGAGGAGCCGATTCTGGAGTACCCGCTCGGCGAGCGCAAACTGCTCGACATGACGGGCAGGGGCGGCTACGACCAGCGCACGCGCGAGGACACCTACTTCGCGGAGGCGCCCTACCGCCCGCTCGAAGAACGCGACGACGTGCTGGTGTTCCGCACCCCGCCGCTGAAGGAGGCGGTCGAGATAGCCGGGCCGATTCGCGTCAGCGTCTTCGGGTCGACCGACGCGAAGGACACCGACTTCACCGCGAAACTCATCGACGAGTACCCGCCGAGCGCCGACTTCGAGGACGGCTTCGCGCTCAACCTCTGCGACTCCATCTGCCGGGCGCGCTACCGGGGTTACCGCGAAACGGCCGACTTCGTCGAACCCGGAGAGGTCTACGAGTTCGAGATGGAGCCCTACCCCACCGCGAACGTGTTCAAGCCCGGCCACCGCATCCGACTAGACGTCTCGTCGTCGAACTTCCCGCGCTTCGACGTCAACCACAACACCGGCGGCCCGCTCTACGGTGACCGCGAGTACGAGGTCGCGACCAACACCGTCTACCACGAGGCGGCCCACCCGACCCACATCGAACTCCCCCTCCGGCCGCGGGAGTAG
- a CDS encoding FAD binding domain-containing protein: protein MKPAPFEYHRPTSVSEVASLLTEHHDAELMAGNQSLGIVMANRLATPDHIIDLNRVEDLDYVNVGEDEIEIGAMTTHRTLERSAELAERVRMLPEAAEQIAGPSVRNRGTLGGSIGEADPAGNYPAALLALDATLTLRSADDSRTVPVDDYFIAYMFTDLREDEIIESAAIPTEPFPPERTGMAFLELKPAAQTWPTVSAGTAVRVDDPDADDPVIEEARVALANAADVPLRVPDAEEALEGEPLTEETLDAAAAAATEAADPEAEMHADEEFKVEVAGEYAKRSLETSYRRATDT, encoded by the coding sequence ATGAAACCCGCGCCGTTCGAGTATCACCGACCGACCTCCGTCTCGGAGGTCGCGTCGCTGCTCACCGAACACCACGACGCCGAACTGATGGCGGGCAACCAGTCGCTCGGCATCGTGATGGCGAACCGACTGGCGACGCCCGACCACATCATCGACCTCAACCGAGTCGAGGACCTCGACTACGTCAACGTGGGGGAGGACGAGATCGAGATCGGCGCGATGACGACCCACCGGACCCTCGAGCGCTCGGCGGAACTCGCCGAGCGCGTCCGGATGCTCCCTGAGGCCGCCGAACAGATCGCCGGCCCGAGCGTCCGCAACCGCGGGACGCTCGGTGGGAGCATCGGCGAGGCCGACCCGGCGGGCAACTACCCCGCGGCGCTCCTCGCGCTCGACGCGACGCTGACGCTCCGTTCGGCCGACGACTCTCGGACGGTCCCGGTGGACGATTACTTCATCGCGTACATGTTCACCGACCTCCGTGAGGACGAGATCATCGAGAGCGCCGCGATACCGACCGAACCCTTCCCGCCGGAGCGGACCGGGATGGCGTTCCTCGAACTCAAGCCCGCCGCACAGACCTGGCCCACCGTGAGCGCGGGCACGGCCGTCCGGGTCGACGACCCCGACGCCGACGACCCCGTAATCGAGGAAGCGCGGGTCGCGCTGGCGAACGCCGCCGACGTACCCCTGCGCGTCCCCGACGCCGAGGAGGCCCTCGAAGGCGAACCGCTCACCGAGGAGACGCTCGACGCGGCCGCCGCGGCCGCGACCGAGGCGGCCGACCCCGAGGCCGAGATGCACGCCGACGAGGAGTTCAAGGTCGAAGTGGCCGGCGAGTACGCGAAGCGCTCGCTCGAAACGTCCTACAGGCGCGCGACCGACACGTAA
- a CDS encoding uracil-xanthine permease family protein gives MTDDNTDDFEEVEETISPEGPASGVERSDFVEYGIDDQPPLGESILLGFQHYLTMIGATVAIPLALAAALGMFEAAPQQVGRLIGTFFVVSGITTLAQTTIGNRYPIVQGGTFSMLAPALAIIGVLSTQSGVGWQFMLRELMGAVIVAGIVEVLIGYFGGMGALKRYVSPIVIAPTIALIGLALFSAPQIANPNLSAPGTGQNWWLVGLTLVLIVGFSQYLDTYHRTFRLYPVLLGISTAWIVAAVLSVAGVYTQGSVSYVDLSSVASASLIQPIYPFQWGLPRFTPAFVIGMVAGMLASAIESFGDYHAVARMAGRGAPSKKRIDHGIGMEGVGNVLAGVMGTGNGSTSYTENVGAIGITGVASRYVVQIGAIVMLVAGYIGYVGQLFATIPDPIIGGLYIAMFGQIAAVGLSQLQFVDLNSNRNVFIVGFALFAGLAIPGYMGNVQNGAAGFQQGMAQVPVLGSLLGTEVVSTTLFVIGGTGMAVGGIIAFFLDNTIDGTPEERGITELEAMSEDESDFDAFFDRFGSSDASASKSRSD, from the coding sequence ATGACTGACGACAACACCGACGATTTCGAGGAAGTGGAAGAGACGATCAGCCCGGAAGGCCCGGCGAGCGGCGTCGAACGGTCGGACTTCGTCGAGTACGGCATCGACGACCAGCCGCCACTCGGCGAGTCCATCCTGCTGGGGTTCCAGCACTATCTGACGATGATCGGCGCGACGGTCGCCATCCCGCTCGCGCTCGCGGCGGCGCTCGGAATGTTCGAGGCCGCGCCCCAGCAGGTCGGGCGGCTCATCGGGACGTTCTTCGTCGTCTCGGGCATCACGACGCTGGCTCAGACGACCATCGGGAACCGCTACCCCATCGTGCAGGGCGGCACCTTCTCGATGTTGGCGCCCGCGCTCGCCATCATCGGCGTGCTCTCCACCCAGTCGGGGGTCGGCTGGCAGTTCATGCTGCGCGAACTGATGGGTGCGGTCATCGTGGCCGGCATAGTGGAGGTGCTCATCGGCTACTTCGGCGGGATGGGCGCGCTCAAACGGTACGTGAGTCCCATCGTCATCGCGCCGACCATCGCGCTCATCGGCCTGGCGCTGTTCAGCGCACCCCAGATCGCGAACCCGAACCTCTCGGCCCCGGGGACCGGCCAGAACTGGTGGCTGGTCGGGCTGACGCTCGTGCTCATCGTCGGGTTCTCCCAGTACCTCGACACCTACCACCGGACGTTCCGGCTCTACCCGGTGTTGCTCGGCATCAGCACCGCGTGGATCGTCGCGGCCGTCCTGTCGGTCGCCGGCGTCTACACCCAGGGTTCGGTCAGCTACGTCGACCTCTCGTCGGTCGCCAGCGCGTCGCTCATCCAGCCCATCTACCCCTTCCAGTGGGGGCTGCCCCGGTTCACGCCCGCGTTCGTCATCGGGATGGTGGCGGGGATGTTGGCGTCGGCCATCGAGAGCTTCGGCGACTACCACGCCGTCGCGCGGATGGCCGGTCGGGGCGCGCCGAGCAAGAAGCGCATCGACCACGGCATCGGCATGGAGGGCGTGGGGAACGTGCTCGCCGGCGTGATGGGCACGGGTAACGGCTCGACGTCCTACACCGAGAACGTCGGCGCTATCGGCATCACCGGCGTCGCCAGCCGCTACGTCGTCCAGATTGGCGCGATAGTGATGCTGGTCGCGGGGTACATCGGCTACGTCGGCCAACTGTTCGCGACCATCCCCGACCCCATCATCGGCGGACTCTACATCGCGATGTTCGGCCAAATCGCGGCGGTCGGCCTCTCACAACTACAGTTCGTGGACCTCAACAGCAACCGGAACGTGTTCATCGTGGGCTTCGCGCTGTTCGCCGGCCTCGCCATCCCCGGCTACATGGGCAACGTCCAGAACGGCGCGGCGGGCTTCCAGCAGGGCATGGCCCAGGTGCCCGTCCTCGGTTCCCTCCTCGGAACCGAGGTCGTCTCTACGACGCTGTTCGTCATCGGCGGGACCGGGATGGCGGTCGGCGGCATCATCGCGTTCTTCCTCGACAACACCATCGACGGCACGCCCGAAGAGCGCGGCATCACCGAACTCGAGGCGATGTCTGAGGACGAGTCCGACTTCGACGCATTCTTCGACCGGTTCGGTTCGAGCGACGCGTCGGCCTCGAAGTCCCGGTCGGACTGA
- a CDS encoding uracil-xanthine permease family protein gives MSEHGHTDDVEVPPQPPGEESGEDIVEYDIEDKPPAGEAVPLGFQHLLAMFLSTTALPLVIARAIGLGTGDTMFILQMALLVAGVATVVQAYPIGPVGARLPIVMGTSAIFVAPLIDIGNQFGLAAIFGAAILAAPVEILLGHFIDDIRDLFPPLVTGVVVMLVGLTLIPVAMDYAAGGPGAETYGNLENVGLAGLVFVVALGLNQFFDGFLRMASILVAVVVGYLVAIPLGMLDFARVGTAGWVSVPIPLQYGVEFHPSAVLVVAFAYVITAMETIGDISGTTEVVGRDPESEELKGGLIADGVMSGVAAVFNAFPNTSFSQNVGLISFTGVASRYVVGICGVLLVVLGFVPKVAAVISAMPNPVLGGAAIVMFGMIFSVGVRIVARRVALTQRNLTIIATAIVLGLGVEVRPEILGQVPENLRLLVGSGLITGGVTALVLNAVLPGESTVPTETDAETEEPEVVEPTGE, from the coding sequence ATGAGTGAACATGGCCATACGGACGACGTCGAGGTACCGCCTCAGCCGCCGGGCGAGGAGTCCGGCGAGGACATCGTCGAGTACGACATCGAAGACAAGCCGCCGGCTGGCGAGGCGGTTCCGTTGGGGTTCCAGCACCTGCTGGCGATGTTCCTGTCGACCACCGCGCTCCCGCTGGTCATCGCCCGAGCGATCGGCCTCGGCACCGGCGATACGATGTTCATCCTGCAGATGGCGCTGCTGGTCGCCGGGGTCGCCACCGTCGTCCAGGCGTACCCGATCGGGCCGGTCGGGGCGCGCCTCCCAATCGTCATGGGGACCAGCGCCATCTTCGTCGCGCCGCTGATCGACATCGGCAACCAGTTCGGCCTCGCGGCCATCTTCGGCGCGGCGATTCTGGCCGCGCCGGTCGAGATACTGCTCGGCCACTTCATCGACGATATCCGCGACCTGTTCCCGCCGCTGGTGACCGGCGTCGTGGTGATGCTCGTCGGACTCACGCTGATACCGGTGGCGATGGACTACGCCGCCGGCGGGCCGGGCGCGGAGACGTACGGGAACTTAGAGAACGTCGGGCTCGCGGGGCTGGTGTTCGTCGTCGCGCTCGGACTGAACCAGTTCTTCGACGGGTTCCTGCGGATGGCGAGCATCCTCGTCGCCGTCGTCGTCGGCTACCTGGTGGCGATTCCGCTGGGGATGCTCGACTTCGCCCGCGTCGGCACCGCCGGCTGGGTGTCGGTACCGATTCCGCTCCAGTACGGCGTCGAGTTCCACCCGAGCGCGGTGCTCGTGGTCGCGTTCGCCTACGTCATCACCGCGATGGAGACCATCGGCGACATCTCGGGCACGACCGAGGTGGTGGGCCGAGACCCCGAATCGGAGGAACTCAAGGGCGGGCTCATCGCCGACGGGGTGATGAGCGGCGTCGCGGCGGTGTTCAACGCGTTCCCGAACACCTCGTTCTCCCAGAACGTCGGGCTCATCAGCTTCACGGGCGTCGCGAGCCGCTACGTCGTGGGCATCTGCGGCGTGCTGCTCGTCGTGCTCGGCTTCGTCCCGAAGGTGGCCGCCGTCATCTCGGCGATGCCGAACCCGGTGCTGGGCGGCGCGGCCATCGTGATGTTCGGGATGATCTTCTCGGTCGGCGTCCGCATCGTCGCCCGCCGAGTCGCGCTGACCCAGCGCAACCTCACCATCATCGCCACCGCCATCGTGCTGGGCCTCGGCGTCGAGGTCCGCCCGGAGATTCTCGGACAGGTCCCCGAGAACCTCCGGCTCCTCGTCGGCTCCGGGCTGATCACGGGCGGGGTCACCGCCCTGGTTCTGAACGCGGTGCTCCCTGGCGAGAGTACGGTCCCGACGGAGACGGACGCGGAAACCGAAGAGCCGGAGGTCGTCGAGCCGACCGGCGAGTGA
- a CDS encoding cyclase family protein, with protein MLEGYEMYDLTQPWSQDTPAWPTYDNPKVWYEKSLDTEKVNGQKIEFMNHTGTHLDGEKHFVANGRDIESMSLDELVGDAVIADISDEVGAYDVYTSEMIEDAVDVQEGDILFIHTGFQKYAWHREEADPHAFFCKHPGPNQEFADWVKEKNLNYLILDCGSADHPMNTVVRDVRPELAEEAADHLGVDDLDEVFPPEGYQLMHTELFPEGIVHVENAQVPEELLNERVQIGTFPWRFRGGESSVCRCVAFKEQ; from the coding sequence ATGTTAGAAGGCTACGAGATGTACGATCTGACCCAGCCGTGGTCGCAGGACACGCCCGCATGGCCGACGTACGACAACCCGAAGGTGTGGTACGAAAAGAGCCTGGACACCGAGAAGGTCAACGGACAGAAGATAGAGTTCATGAACCACACCGGCACGCACTTGGACGGCGAGAAGCACTTCGTCGCCAACGGCCGGGACATCGAGTCGATGAGCCTCGACGAGTTGGTCGGCGACGCGGTCATCGCCGACATCTCCGACGAGGTCGGAGCGTACGACGTCTACACCAGCGAGATGATCGAGGACGCCGTCGACGTTCAGGAGGGCGACATCCTGTTCATCCACACCGGCTTCCAGAAGTACGCCTGGCACCGCGAGGAGGCCGACCCTCACGCGTTCTTCTGCAAACACCCCGGGCCGAACCAGGAGTTCGCCGACTGGGTCAAGGAGAAGAACCTGAACTACCTCATCCTCGACTGCGGGAGCGCCGACCACCCGATGAACACGGTGGTCCGGGACGTCCGCCCCGAACTCGCCGAGGAGGCGGCGGACCACCTCGGCGTCGACGACCTGGACGAGGTCTTCCCGCCGGAGGGCTACCAACTGATGCACACCGAACTGTTCCCGGAGGGCATCGTCCACGTCGAGAACGCTCAGGTGCCCGAGGAACTGCTGAACGAGCGTGTCCAGATCGGCACCTTCCCGTGGCGGTTCCGCGGGGGCGAGTCGTCGGTCTGCCGGTGCGTCGCGTTCAAAGAACAGTAG
- a CDS encoding Zn-ribbon domain-containing OB-fold protein yields the protein MTDADASLARAYACTECSERWYPDRRRCPSCGSADFEPYRLGVGELVAVTTAHVTPPDVREPNRLGLARFDDGVSLVAQLDDRALAVGDSVRLAGEHVLRDRDGDDEKATGPRLEPTDR from the coding sequence ATGACCGACGCGGACGCATCACTGGCTCGTGCGTACGCGTGCACGGAATGTTCCGAGCGGTGGTACCCCGACCGGCGTCGCTGTCCGTCGTGCGGGTCGGCGGACTTCGAACCCTACCGACTCGGCGTCGGCGAACTGGTCGCGGTGACGACCGCGCACGTCACCCCGCCGGACGTGAGAGAACCGAACCGCCTCGGACTAGCGCGCTTCGACGACGGCGTCTCGCTCGTCGCGCAACTCGACGACCGGGCGCTGGCCGTCGGCGATTCCGTCCGACTGGCGGGCGAACACGTCCTCCGCGACCGGGACGGGGACGACGAAAAAGCGACCGGACCGCGCCTCGAACCGACCGACCGGTAG
- a CDS encoding OsmC family protein: MVVDWSLQDAVWDEIETLRDANRVPVGENEVTATLQENFHGRAEARAFDFESDEPATMAGGENRGPRPLEYFLAGFAFCQQVIYAKNALATGIEIDDLSIDVSGDVDPRGVLGVDGASPGFVDDEIRYTTRIESPAHPDEVRELVDLAERHCPAHAALREPMSFDRDIVLNGERLD; this comes from the coding sequence ATGGTCGTCGACTGGAGTTTACAGGACGCCGTCTGGGACGAGATCGAGACGCTTCGGGACGCGAACCGCGTCCCCGTCGGGGAGAACGAAGTGACCGCGACCCTCCAAGAGAACTTCCACGGGCGCGCGGAGGCCCGCGCGTTCGACTTCGAGAGCGACGAACCCGCGACGATGGCAGGCGGCGAGAACCGCGGTCCCCGGCCGCTGGAGTACTTCCTCGCGGGCTTCGCGTTCTGCCAGCAGGTCATCTACGCGAAGAACGCCCTGGCGACCGGCATCGAGATCGACGACCTCTCCATCGACGTCTCCGGCGACGTCGACCCGCGGGGCGTACTCGGCGTCGACGGGGCGAGTCCGGGGTTCGTCGACGACGAGATTCGGTACACCACGCGCATCGAGAGCCCCGCCCACCCCGACGAGGTGCGCGAACTCGTCGACCTCGCCGAGCGTCACTGCCCCGCCCACGCCGCACTCCGCGAGCCGATGTCCTTCGACCGCGACATCGTCCTCAATGGCGAACGACTCGACTAG
- a CDS encoding CoxG family protein, which produces MLEFEGDFESDLPRDELWKYFTDPDVLAECAPGCDTIKMQSPHELTATIAVGVGSVKPTFDVDAVVTAADEPELLEMQADGNASRNAFDLVAEMALVELDAGGTRVDWAARAEVSGMIASLGQRALGSVSNKLVTDFFEDLEEKAREGEPAESKLEAAPQAEASLE; this is translated from the coding sequence ATGTTAGAATTTGAAGGCGATTTCGAATCCGACCTGCCGAGAGACGAACTGTGGAAGTACTTCACCGACCCGGACGTGCTCGCGGAATGCGCGCCGGGGTGTGACACCATCAAGATGCAATCACCGCACGAACTCACCGCGACCATCGCGGTGGGCGTCGGAAGCGTCAAGCCCACCTTCGACGTCGACGCCGTGGTCACCGCGGCCGACGAACCCGAACTGCTGGAGATGCAGGCCGACGGCAACGCCTCGCGCAACGCCTTCGACCTCGTCGCCGAGATGGCGCTGGTCGAACTCGACGCCGGCGGAACGCGCGTCGACTGGGCCGCCCGGGCCGAGGTATCGGGCATGATCGCCAGCCTGGGCCAGCGCGCGCTCGGGAGCGTCTCGAACAAACTCGTCACCGACTTCTTCGAGGATTTAGAGGAGAAGGCCCGCGAGGGCGAACCCGCCGAGTCGAAACTCGAAGCGGCCCCGCAGGCCGAAGCGTCCCTCGAATAA
- a CDS encoding alcohol dehydrogenase catalytic domain-containing protein, which produces MSEMSAVVLDSWGGELAVAEVQTPEPSAGEVRVDVRACGVTRTIENAVRGGLSDDPALTPRIPGHEFAGVVDAVGDGVTDVSVGDRVLAYFYLTCGRCDACRAGRTNRCHDFGGWFGVHRDGAYAEQTVIPAANVLPLPDDATFAEGAVAADGLATPLHVCERADVSDDDTVLVVGAAGRVGIHLCQLAALRGATVLAADVADDRLAHVDSVTGDAVVPLDARNPNFVDRVRDATPSGDGPTVVVDTVGDPETLRDAWECMAMGGRLVSLTTHHDRGLDVPLREYVEKEAALLGSRYATMDEVVRAARLLADGRVEGVVAETVSLDEVPSVHEAIRHGNSHGMVVLEP; this is translated from the coding sequence ATGAGCGAGATGTCTGCGGTCGTCCTCGACTCCTGGGGCGGCGAACTCGCGGTCGCGGAAGTCCAGACTCCCGAACCCTCCGCCGGCGAGGTGCGCGTCGACGTGCGCGCCTGCGGCGTCACTCGAACCATCGAGAACGCCGTCCGGGGCGGACTCTCCGACGACCCGGCGCTAACGCCCCGCATCCCCGGCCACGAGTTCGCGGGCGTGGTCGACGCCGTCGGCGACGGCGTGACCGACGTGTCGGTCGGCGACCGCGTGCTGGCGTACTTCTACCTGACCTGCGGGCGATGCGACGCCTGCCGGGCGGGCCGGACCAACCGGTGCCACGACTTCGGCGGCTGGTTCGGCGTCCACCGTGACGGCGCGTACGCCGAGCAGACCGTGATACCCGCGGCCAACGTCCTCCCGCTGCCCGACGACGCGACGTTCGCGGAGGGCGCCGTCGCCGCCGACGGACTGGCGACGCCGCTCCACGTCTGCGAGCGCGCGGACGTCAGTGACGACGACACCGTCCTCGTCGTCGGGGCGGCGGGCCGCGTCGGGATACATCTGTGCCAGCTGGCCGCGCTGCGGGGCGCGACGGTGCTCGCCGCCGACGTGGCCGACGACCGCCTCGCCCACGTCGATTCGGTCACCGGCGACGCCGTGGTTCCGCTCGACGCGCGGAACCCGAACTTCGTCGACCGAGTCCGCGACGCGACGCCCTCCGGCGACGGACCGACGGTCGTCGTCGACACCGTGGGCGACCCCGAGACGCTCCGGGACGCCTGGGAGTGCATGGCGATGGGCGGGCGCCTCGTCTCGCTGACGACCCACCACGACCGGGGCCTCGACGTGCCGCTCCGGGAGTACGTCGAGAAGGAGGCCGCGCTACTCGGGTCGCGCTACGCGACGATGGACGAGGTGGTGCGGGCGGCCCGCCTGCTCGCCGACGGTCGCGTCGAGGGAGTCGTCGCCGAGACGGTGTCGCTCGACGAGGTTCCGTCCGTCCACGAGGCCATCCGCCACGGGAACTCCCACGGCATGGTCGTCCTCGAACCCTGA
- a CDS encoding thiolase C-terminal domain-containing protein → MSGAVVAGAGMTRFRSAADESVGELLETAAERALDDAGVSPAALTSLHVGNAGAEAFNRRSGLQNALAASLGAEAAAADRIENTSASGASAFRRAVQAVESGVSELALVVGAEKMSAASTAAATDVISRIVHEAEYAQGVTLPSYGGLAADAYLRRYDADRAALAQVAVKNHANATENPYAQFRREITVEDVLDSPKVAEPLRLYDCCPTSDGAAAVLLAAEESHPGSDAGIRVAGCESAVGTHAVGERSDPLEIAAVRRAGEGALAAAGQTPDDVDVACIHDAFSILELLELEELGFYDAGEAWRATLDGETALDGPLPVNPGGGLKARGHPLGATGVSQVVELVWQLRGEASGRQVADAEVGLALNVAGFGNNGVCSVLEAR, encoded by the coding sequence GTGAGCGGCGCGGTCGTCGCGGGCGCCGGGATGACCCGATTTCGAAGCGCGGCCGACGAGTCGGTCGGCGAACTGTTGGAGACCGCGGCCGAGCGGGCGCTCGACGATGCGGGCGTTTCGCCCGCGGCGCTGACCTCGCTCCACGTCGGCAACGCCGGCGCCGAGGCGTTCAACCGCCGGTCGGGCCTTCAGAACGCGCTGGCAGCGAGTCTCGGCGCAGAGGCTGCCGCCGCCGACCGAATCGAGAACACCAGCGCGAGCGGCGCGAGCGCCTTCCGCAGGGCGGTCCAGGCGGTCGAGAGCGGGGTGTCGGAGCTCGCGCTGGTCGTCGGCGCCGAGAAGATGTCGGCCGCCTCGACCGCGGCCGCGACCGACGTCATCAGCCGAATCGTCCACGAGGCCGAGTACGCGCAGGGCGTGACCCTCCCGTCCTACGGCGGCCTGGCGGCCGACGCCTACCTCCGGCGGTATGACGCCGACCGGGCGGCGCTGGCGCAGGTGGCGGTGAAGAACCACGCGAACGCGACCGAGAATCCGTACGCGCAGTTCCGGCGCGAGATTACGGTCGAGGACGTCCTCGACTCGCCGAAGGTCGCCGAACCGCTCCGCCTCTACGACTGCTGTCCGACCAGCGACGGCGCGGCCGCCGTCCTGCTGGCCGCCGAGGAGTCTCATCCCGGGTCGGACGCGGGCATCCGGGTCGCCGGCTGCGAGAGCGCGGTCGGCACCCACGCCGTCGGCGAGCGCTCGGACCCGCTCGAAATTGCGGCGGTCCGGCGGGCCGGCGAGGGGGCGCTGGCCGCGGCCGGCCAGACGCCGGACGACGTCGACGTCGCCTGCATCCACGACGCGTTCAGCATCCTCGAACTCCTCGAACTCGAGGAGTTGGGGTTCTACGACGCGGGCGAGGCCTGGCGGGCGACGCTCGACGGCGAGACGGCGCTCGACGGCCCGCTCCCGGTCAACCCGGGCGGCGGGCTGAAGGCGCGGGGTCATCCGCTCGGGGCGACCGGCGTCTCGCAGGTGGTCGAACTGGTCTGGCAACTCCGGGGCGAGGCGTCGGGCCGACAGGTCGCCGACGCCGAGGTCGGACTGGCGCTCAACGTCGCCGGCTTCGGGAACAACGGCGTCTGCAGCGTCCTGGAGGCACGATGA